A segment of the Fibrobacter succinogenes subsp. succinogenes S85 genome:
TCTGGTAGGCCTGAATCGCTTTATTCTCTTCGGTTTCAAGCGGAATGTTATCGGGGGAGAACAAGTCAAGAGAAACTTGCACGCCCTTAAGCCATTCACCGAATTCGCCCTTGAGTGCGTCCTTGGACGGGTGCGCCATCAGCTTCCGGTTCAGCTTGTCGTCGTATTCGATCATGAGTGGCTGAATATTTTCGACAAAGTCTGAATAAGCTTTGGCTGCTTTCTCGTCGCGGGTATCGCACGTCATAGCGACATAGCGTCGTGAACTCACTTCGCCAAGAACCGATTCCAGTTCGCTCCAATCTAGAATCCATTGACGGAGCTTTTCGACGTTTACAGGAATATCGCGCTGCAAAAGAGCGCGATATAGTTTAGAGATTTCTTTTTCGTCATCCGGATTTAAATTCTCCGGAACAAAGTTGCGTTTTTTCATGTGTTATTATTTAATAATTTTTCCGAGCCATTTGTTCACGAGAAGATCAAACAATCTGTCGCGGACGAGGTTCTGGAGCTTTTCGACATCTTCGGGCTTCACGTCTCTCTTGATTTCGAAGTCCTGAGAAACCGGTTCTCCACCTTCGGTAAGGGATACGTCAATAAAGCCAGCAATGCCGTAGTACGTGATTTGGTTAATCTTAAAGACGTTTGCGTCCAACGGGAATGCGGCGTTGAAGTGCAAGTCGTTGTCGCCCGGAGCAAGTCTGATGGTGTCCTTCAGCGTCAGAGGTACTGTGACGAGCGTATCAAACTTGATTTCGATCTGGAGCTTGTTGATCCACAAGGTATCCTTGCCGGTGTTGTTGGCGTTCAAGTAAACGTCAAAGTTTGCATTACCGAGGTTCTTGTTGATGATGTTCTGGGACAAGTCCTTGACCAACATAACGGCCTTCGGGTTCGGCAAGAAACCGTCCATTCCGTTATTCACGAGTTCCATAACGTCATCATAGACATCAACGTTATCGAAGGTGAGGTCCTTGTACTCCATTTTTGTCTCGATGAGGACTTTAGCTGCCTGAAGTTTTTTGATGAACGAGCAGCCGGTGAATGTCGTTGCCACAAGTGCGAATGCACCCGCAACAGCGAACGATAAAGCGAAGCGTGAGAATTTGGTTTTCATATTTATCTCCTTGTCTTTGTTCTTTATTATAATAAATTTATTTCCCCTTGTTCGGTTTTATCTGAAATTCGTCAGCGTTTGTATAAGCTTTTGGACGTCTATCGGTTTTGCCAAATGGCCGTTCATACCTGCAGCAAGGGCGTTTTTCTTGTCTTCTTCAAAAGCGTTCGCAGTCATTGCGATAATTGGAACTTTGGACTTTTGCGGGTCTTCCAGTTTACGGATGGCCTTGGTCGCGTCATATCCGTTCATTCGGGGCATCTGCACGTCCATCAAAATGAGATTGTAAGCCCCAGGGGGAGCCCTGCGCACTTTGTCGACTGCGATATCTCCGTCATTTGCTGTATCGACCACTAGACCGTTTTCTGTCAGGATTTCTTCGGCAATTTCGCGGTTCATTTCGTTGTCTTCGACGAGTAGCACCTTCATGTCCTTGAGCGGAATGGTTGTAACCGTTTTCTGCTCCGCAGTCTCGGGGCTGAGGTCCTTGCACCACTTCATCGGGATACTGACGGCAATCTTTGTCCCTTGCCCTTTCTTCGAGTCAATTTTGATAGTGCCGTTCATGATGTCCGTGAGCTTTTTCACGATTGTCATGCCAAGACCTGTGCCTTGGATGCGGCTTACCGTAGTGGAGCTTTCTCGTGTAAATTCATCGTAAATGTGTTCTATAAAGTCTGAGCTCATGCCGATGCCGGAATCTTCAACGACAAGTGTGTACATTCCGTAACCTTCACGGTCGCATTTTTCCTCTTCAAGCGTACACATGATTGAGCCGTTTTCGTTCGTGTACTTGATAGCGTTTCCGATAATGTTTGCTGCAATTTGGTTGATACGGTCGCTATCGATGAGGACCATCTTGTGCTCGAGGTTGGTAATTGTCGCTGTGAACAGGATCCCTTTAGTTTCGGCATGTGAACCATATGTTGTTGACAACGCCTTGATGACGTTTTCAAGATTGCATTTCTGTTCGCTCAGGATGATTTTCCCGGATTCAATGCGGGACATTTCAAGAACCTGGTTCACAAGTGATAAAAGCTGTTTCCCGGCAATGTCAATTTTATCTAGGTATTTCTTGATTGTTTCTTTTTCTTCGATGTGCTTTTTGGCCATCGCAGTAAAGCCCATGACTGCATTCATCGGTGTTCGGATATCGTGCGACATGTTGAACAGGAATGTCGTCTTGGCGTTGCTTGCTTCGCGTGCGGCGTTCAATGCCTGAGAAAGCTTGCGGTTGGCTTCAATTTCTTTAGATTTTTCTGAGGTAATGTTTCTAAATAAAATAATTCCTTTGTAGACAACATCTTTCTTGACTTCAACGGGAATATAAACCATAGTGATGTATTCTTTTTTCCCATTGGGTTTTGTGCTACAGAATACAACACTTGGAATATAGTTGAGGACCTTGCGTTCCTTGATGGTGACGTTGAAGAAAGTCCTAAAATCATCACCGTTCTGCATGTCGTCGTTGTATTGGATAAAACCTTCTACGAGATTATCAAGTTGCCCAGTCTTAGGGAACGGCATTGGCTTAATAGACAGGTCTTCGAAGGTGCCGTTTTCGGCGTCAACGTAAATCATGGCCCTTGCGATTGCATTTTCAGCCTTGGCGATGTAGTTTGCAAGCCTGTTCTGACGTGCTTCGTTGCGCCTAATCAGGAGCTGCACAATCATCAGGTAGATGATGTAGCCTGCAAATATGAGGATAAGCAAGGCCTGTAACATTCGGCCAGCTTGAATGCCCATAGAATAGAGGCTTCTAGACGCTTCTGTCGGAAAGTTTGAATAAACGCTCAGTGGAACTGTACGTAGTGGTGCGATGTAGCCTTGAATCTCATCGGTGTTCCCGTTGAACTTGTAGCTGGACGGGGTTCTAGTTGCATAAGCGCGGATAATGTTGTTTCTGTTTTCTTCGTCAAATTTTGAGGTGTACAGGAATTTTCTGAAATTGTCTTTGGAAAGTCCTTGAATTGAAGTTTGTTGCATTTTCATGGATTCAAGGGCGATAAGGCTTTTGCCTTCTGTATTTACGATTCCGGCAGATGCGTGTGCGCCGTAGACTTTGTAGTCTAGGAACCTCTTGATTGAATTTTCGTCAAACGAGGTAGAGAGGATGCCGACAATTTTTCCTTGAATGTAGACGGGGGCGTAGAACAAAATGTACGCCATGGACGTATTTGTGGGCATCATGACGAATATGCCGCTATTGCCTTTTATGCCGTCGGTGAAATACCACTTGTTGCCGGAATAGACCTTTTCTCCGGTTGTTTTTAAAGTCATTCCGCTGGAATCAGTAAAGTTCAAGTGGTCAAACTGGATCATCTTTTCTAATTCTGCCAGGAAAACAGAGTTCATTTGGCCGTCTCGGATATCGTTGGAGCTGAGTTTGGCGAGGGCTTCGACCGATTTGAGCGAGTTCGAGAAAATATCGTCCAGCTTGTTTGCCATGGCTAGGGTTATATCTTTGATATAGTCCCTGTTTCGAGCCATGACGGCAGCCTTGTCTTCGGCTTGGAACGCAGCGAAGGCTTGAATGACTAAATAGACAACAAGTATAAGGGGAGCGAACCTTATAACCGAATGCTTTAATCTTTTTTCCTTATGTTTGTATTTTGTAAAAAACTGCACGATGCTCCCCAATTATCCATTATCTATAAAAAATATAAACTATATAAATCCAAATAATTATGGTGTTTTTGCGAAAAAAATGGAAAAATGAAAATAAGTGACAAATTTCAAAATTTTTCCGAATTTTTACATCATGTTGTTTCTTTTCCGCGAAAAAAATGTAATTTTCTTGTTAGTCAATTATTCCAAATTGGAATACTAGCAAAATCAAGGAATTTAAATGAACCGTTACGATCTTGTATTGCTCGGCCTCATTCTGGAACATGAACGCAGTGGGTACGATATAATCACGGAAATTCGTGATCGTGAACTCGACCGCTGGGCGAAGATTAGCACATCGACCGTTTATAACAGACTGATAACGCTCGAAAAGAACGAGTGCATCGTCGGTCATTCGGAACGCGACGGAAACCGCCCGGAACGCATGGTGTTCAACATCACGGACAAGGGTAGGGAAGTGCTGCGCAAGGAAGTCCTCAAGCATTTGACCGGATTCAACGACGATCCGCGTACGCTTGGTTTTGCTTTCCTTTACGGTGCCGAAAACAAGGAAGTTATCCGCACGCTCGAAGTACATGAACGTAGACTGGTTCAGGAAATCGAAAATCTTGAAAAGATGATTGCCGAAGAACCGCGCCCGACGCTTTACCCGGAGGGACCGTTCCTTAACTGCATGAGCCGTGACCACATCTTGGTGGAACTCAAGTACGTGCGTGCCGCTATCGGCATTTTGCGCGACCCGGTCCGCAGCAAGAAACTCGGCGGATACTTCTATATCAATTTCGGTAACCGCGATTTCGAAAAGTTTGATGAGTAGAGTTTAGACGAAAGAACGGGCTTACGCCCTACAGACTAGAGACGAAAGAGAAAAAATGGCGCTTCGCGCTAGTAAAAACATTGGTTAAATGAATTACTTTCTCTCGTCTCTCGTCTCTCAGCTCTCGTCTAATTTCTAAATTTACCCCGCAAAAGTTTTAACGGTTTCTGATAGGGTTCCTAACCACTAATCACCAACCACGAATCACTTTTTACAACACCCCCTCTCTAACGGAGATACAATGGCTACAAAAACAGTGAAGAAGAGCGCTGCAAAGAAGGCCCCGGCAAAGAAGACCGCTAAGGTCGCTGCCCCGAAGTATGGCTACTTTGATGACGCTGCAAAAGAATACGTGCTCACCACCCCGGCTACCCCGATCAAGTGGTGCAACTACGTCGGTACTCTCAACTTCGGCGGTATCGTCGATACGACCGGCGGCACTCTCGTTTGCAAAGGCGACCCGGCTCTCAACCGTATCACCAAGTACATTGCACAGATGCCGTGCTCTGACTTCAAGGCCAGCACTATCTACATCCGTATCAAGGATGGCAAGAACTACAAGATTTTCTCCCCGTTCTACGTTCCGACTCTCGTCAAGCTCGACAAGTGGGAATGCCACGTGGGTCTTTCCTACATGCGCTGGATTGCCGAAGTTTACGGCCTCCGCGTTCAGGTCACGATTTTCGTCCCGACGGGCTCCAACACTCTCCTCCAGGACATCCAGGTGACGAACATCGCCGGTGGTTCTAAGGAAGTGGACATTATCCCGGTTTATGAATTCAGCCACTTCGAAGCTGAAAAGCAGCTCACGAACGCTGACTGGGTTCCGCAGACCATGACCCTCAAGGGCCACTGGGAAAAGGATGGCCACGTCGTTTTGGAACAGTACGCTTACATGAAGCGCGACTACGCCGTGAACTACGTTACTGCTGACTGCAAGGTTGGTTCCTTCGATGGTGACCGCCGCGTATTCCTCGGCCAGAACGAAATGGGTTCCTGGGCAAATCCGCTCAGCCTCCAGAACAAGGAACTTGCTAATAGCGAATGCGACCGTGGCGACAACATTGCCGCTCTCATGATCCACGCTGGCAAGATCGCTGCCAAGAAGACTTTCCGTACCTGCACCCAGCTCGGTCAGGAACAGAGCCTCAAGGTTGCTGCCAAGGCTATCAAGAAGTACCGCGATCTCAAGAACGTGGACAAGGCTTTCGAAGAACTCGCAAAGTTCTGGGAAAACTACCTCTCCACGATCCAGGTCAAGACCCCGGATGCTTCCTTCAACACGATGGTGAACGTACACAACCCGCGTCAGTGCCACACCACCAAGAACTGGAGCCGCTACCTGTCCCTCTATCAGTTGGGCTACGGCACCAGCCGCGGTATCGGTTACCGTGACTCTACTCAGGATCTCATGGGCGTCATGAGCCACATGCCTGAAGAAGCTCTCGTTCTCACCAAGAACCTCATCTCCGTGCAGCGTCCGGAAGGTAACGCTATGCACCAGTACGCTCCGCTCGCCCTTGCTGAAGACACGGGTAACGAAGCTAACGCCGGTGACTCCCGCGAAAAGGCTGGCGTTCTCGACGCTAATGGCAATCCGGCATACGCTGACTGGTATGGCGATGACCACCTCTGGATCGTCCTCACTGTCGCTACTTACCTCAAGGAAACTGGCAAGATGGACCTCCTCAACGAAGAAATTCCGTTCTACGTTGCAGGCAAGAAGCATGCTGAACGTCCGACAGGCACTGTCCTCGAACACTTGAAGCGCGCTCTCAAGTTCACTCGCGAACACCTTGGTCAGCACAACCTTCCGCTCCTCGGCTTTGCCGACTGGAACGACTGCATGAACCTCCCGCTCGGTGCAGAATCTACGTTCAACACTGCTTTGTACGCAAAGGCTTTGCTCGAAATGATGGGCATTGAAGAAGCTCTCGGCGACAAGGAAGCCGTTGAAATGTACAAGGGCTGGTACGAAGATGTCAAGAAGGCATTCAACGACAGCGCTTGGGATGGCAAGTGGTGGACTCGTTGGTTTGACAAGGACGGCAACGGCTACGGCGTTTCCTCTGCCAAGTACGGCAAGATTTACTGCAACGGCCAGTCCTGGCCGGTCATCGCTGGCATCGCTTTCGGCGACCGTGCAGTGCAGGGCATGGACAGCTTGAACAAGCTCCTCAACACCAAGTACGGCGTGAAGAGCTCTACTCCGGGTTACCGTGGCTTTGAACCGGCTGTCGGTGGCATTTCCACCTATCCTCCTGGAGCAAAGGAAAACGGCGGTATCTTCCTCCACACGAACCCGTGGGTGATGATCGCCGAAACGATCCTCGGCCGTGGCGACAACGCATTCCAGTACTACAACCAGATCAACCCGGCTTCCAAGAACGGCATCCTTGACGTGTTTGAATCTGAACCGTACTGCTATCCGCAGAACATCCTCGGTGACGAACACAAGCAGTTTGGTATGGGCCGTAACGCATGGCTCTCCGGTACTTCTACTTGGACATACCAGGCTGCAACGCAGTTCATCCTCGGTATCCGCGCAAGCTTCAACGGTCTCGTTGTTGATCCTTGCATCCCGAGCGCATGGGCTGGCTTCGAAGCTACCCGTAAGTTCCGCGGTGCTACCTACCAGATTACTGTGAAGAACCCGGATCACGTCTGCAAGGGCGTCGCAAAGATGGTTGTTGACGGTCAGGAAATCGATTCCAACGTCGCTCCGATCTTTACGAAGGGTATCCACAAGGTTGAGGTAACATTGGGTTAATAAAACCAATGTCATCCCGGACTCCGATCCGGGATCGCCTATGTAAATTTCAAAAGCGCCAGTCTCTCACGAGGCTGGTGTTTTTTATGTTGTAATCTTGAATAAATTGTTTATATTAAAATGCATGAAGATTAACTTGTTAAAACTTTTTTTGTGGGCTTTTGCCTTGCTTCTTTTGGTTGGCTGCTCGATGCGGCCGCTTTCTGCGAGCGCGTTTATGGAAGCCTACCAGAGCGTAAACGATTCCTCTAAGACTGTGGTTGGGGTATCGATTACGGGAATGCGGGGTGTTACTTCAAATTCGGAAGAGCCGAAAATGGACTCTATCGGTAATCACGTTTATGGAGTCAAGGATGAAGGCGTAATAGACATCTCTGTCCCGGTTTATCATTTTATAGATCATTTTGCTATTGGGGGTGGCTTTCAGTATTTCACGCCTTTTGTCTCGTTAGGTGTTGCTTTTGATCATTTTGGCGTGATGGGGTGGGGTACGGTTGCTGCAGGTGGTATAAGTGTGATGGAGCAAATTTCGCCAACGGAAGAATTGCATTTAGGCTTATTTCAGTTCGCCTCTCGCACATCGAGCTATGCTGGCTGCAAAGCCGTTGATGGAAATTGTGGCGAAGCTTTTGGTGTTGCAATTTATTATTTCGAGTTCGGTGGCGGCTCCTATTTTATGTATAAAACAGGCTTTAAGTGGCATTTGGGTGCCGAATTCAGATACAGCTACGACATCGACTACAAGGCAAATCGCTTTGCGTTTACCTTAAATCTTTTGGGGTTGTGATTTGGTTACGATTTATCCCGAGATTCGCATGTAGACGCACAGTACGCGGCTTACGGTATAGCCGGACTTGAGGAGCGATTTGAGCATCGGTACAACGTTGATTGTTGTAATCCAGTCACTATCGGCAAATTTGCCTTTCCAGCTTTTGGCTGAACCGTTGTCGAATACGTCCTTGATCATGGAATCGTAATAGGGGAGGTACTTGACTGAGATGACATCTTTCAAAGATTGATTCACGACTTCGTCCGTTTTGGCAAAGCCAGAATCTGTGGCGAAAGCGTTGTTGCATCCGAGAATGGTGAAGTTGCGGTCAACCCAGAAAATACCGATGTTCGGGAAATTGAAAAGTGAATTTATCAGAGATTCCTCAACACCGCTCTTCATGAGGAATGGAATTTCAGGCGATGTTTCGACGCGGCGTGCAGAACCAATCATGACAATTCGGTCTTCGTCATCGGGAGCGAGGTGTCCGCGGAAGTCGTACCACACGAGGTTCTTTTCGCTGTTCCAGCAACGAATCTTGAGTGTGCCGAAGCGGGCATCTTCGTTGGCAAGGCGGTTCAGCTGGCTTTGTTCATCAAGCAAATGTCCTTTGTCGTCGTAGGCTGCTTGTCCACCTGCTTTCATCATGCATTCGTTCATGACTCGTTCAAGCAGTTTGAAGTCGTCTTCGGGCATGAGCGTTTCAATGTTGGCGATACCCCCTGAACGCGGAACGTCTCTGTAGTCATCGTCCATCATGGGAGTTTGTAAAAAGAGCTGGCGGCTTTCAAAATCAAATTTCCAGAGGAAGTCACCGGTATTGCGAAGCAAAGATTTGAGCTTTGTTTCGGCTTCATCCAGGCGATGCTGGTTTTCAACGGTGTTTGAAATGTTTTTAATCAAGCAAATATAACGCGATTCGTCCATTGAAAGGCGTTGGTGTTGGCATCGCATTTCAAACCAAAGCATTGAGCCATCGTCTCGCTTGTACGAGAACATGAACGGCATTTCGGGGTGCTTGTCAATATCGTCAAAGTAGAGTTTGAGTCGAGCCCAGTCTTTGGGTGGCAAGATGTCGCGGAACAGGCGGTCTTTGCTTAAGTTGTCAAAGAGCGGGTCTGACATGAACTGCGGCATTGAACTGATGAATTCAAACTTGTCAGAAAGTACGACGATGAACTCACCGAGGTTGCCCGCAAAAAGCGTATAAAGCCGTTGCCTTTTCCAATAGTCGAGCAATAGCAAAATGGTGGCAATCAGCAAAAGCAAGAGCACGGTGCAGACATAGCACCAGCCCACAGACCAATCAATAGAGTTCATCATACATTTATAAGATAATCATTTTTTAGTAGGCAAAGCAATAGAGCAAAGAAAAAAGCCTGCTCGTAAGCAGGCTTGTAATTTAAAAGGTTATGCTTTGAAAAGGAGATTCCCGCGCGGTGTCGGGAATGGCATCCTTCCTACTGTCTACTTCCTACCGTCTACTCGGCAAAGTATTCCTTGGCCTTGGCGATAACGTCTTCGACCTTGACCATGGTGAACTGCTTTTCGTTGCGGAACTTCCATTCAACTTCGCCGTTTGCGAGGCCCTTCTTGCCGATGGCGATACGCACCGGAGAACCCCAGAGGTCAGCGTCCTTGAACTTCACGCCCGGACGTTCGTCGCGATCGTCGACGAGCACGTCGATGCCGGCAGCTTCGAGTTCCTTTTCGAACTTTTCTGCAAGTTCCATGAGTTCTGCTTCCTTGCCGATCGGTACGATTTCCACTTGGAACGGAGCGATGGACTTGGGCCAAATCGGTCCGAAGTCATCGTGGCTGTTTTCCACGACGGATGCCATCAAGCGGCCCACGCCGATGCCGTAGCAGCCCATAATGGCCGGAGCGGTCGTCTTTTCTGCGGTGAGGAACTTAGCGCCCATGGATTCAGAGAACTTGGTGCCGAGCTTGAAGATATTACCCATTTCGATGCCGCGTGTTTCGGTGAGGAGTTCACCGCAGCAGGGACACTTGCAGACTTCGGAAGCTTCTGCGATGTCCGCCACTTCGAACTTCGGGAAGTCGCGCTTCGGGTTGCAATGCTTGAAGTGGAAGCCTTCTTCGTTTGCGCCCGTGACGAGATCGAAGGAATCTGCGATGGCTTCGTCCACGATGATGCGCGTATCGTGAGAATTGATCGGGGATGCAAAGCCCGGAACCATGCCGCAAGATTTGATGAGGCTGTCTTCGGCCGGATAGAGTTCCTTGGCCTTCAAGAGGTTGTGGAGCTTGATTTCGGAAACGTCGAGGTTGCCCGGAACCACGACCGTGATGAGCTTGCCTTCGAAGTCGAAGAACACGCACTTGGCAGTAGATTCTGCCGGAACGTTCAGGAACTTGGTGATTTCTTCGATGCTTTCGCTGTTCGGCGTTGCAACCTTTTCGAGGGCTGCGTTCTCGTCGCCCTTGAACGGCACGCGCTGGAACTTCGCGATTTCGCGGTTGGCCTGGTAGCCGCACTTCTTGCAGAGAATCAAGTAGTCTTCACCGTTCGGAGTGTCGAGCATGAATTCGTGAGCGACCTTACCGCCCATGATCCCCGTATCACTCTGCACCACCACCGGTTCAATGCCCACGCGACGGTAGATGCGGAGGTAGGCGTCGTATTCTTCCTGGTAGTGACGGTCGAGGTCTTCCTGGCTGGTGTGGAAACTGTAAGCATCCTTCATCAAAAATTCGCGGACGCGGATAAGACCGCCGCGAGCACGAGCTTCGTCACGGTACTTGGTCTTGAACTGGTAGAGCATCACCGGGAGCTGCTTGTAGCTGTTGAGCACGTAGCGCACGAGGTCGGTCATGGCTTCTTCGTGCGTCATGGCGAGCACCATGTTGTGGTTGTTGCGGTCCTTGAAGCGGAGGAGTTCTTCGCCAATAGCCTGGTAACGGCCAGATTCGCTCCAAAGTTCAGCGGTCTGCACCACCGGCAAGTCCACTTCGATACCGCCAATCTTGTTCATTTCTTCGCGGATGATGTTTACGATCTTCTGGATGACGCGGTAACCGATCGGCATCATGGAATAGATACCGGTAGAAACAGGCTTGATATAGCCGCCGCGCATGAGGAAGATGTGGGAGGGCATGGTGGCATCGCTCGGCGTTTCGCGGAGCGTGACGTAAAAGTACTTGGAGAGTTTCATTGTTTTTGCCTTTTAAAATTTTACGGGCTAAATTTAGTTTTTTTTGTATTTTTCGGTCATGGAATTTTTAAACCATTTGCGGGAAAAAGCCGCAGTGAAAAAAATTGAAAAGTTCATCCCGGCGATTGCTTTTTTGGGCGGGTTCAGCTGGGATTCTATGACCATAGGACACAAAGTTTACGGAAGGGACTTAATCCTGTTGTCGTTCTATTATTTGATTGCTCTAGTCTCGATATTTTTCATTGCGACAAAAAGCGTTGTTAATGAAGATGATAAAACCGAAATTGAATCATCTTTTTTCAGCAGGATTTTAAATCACGAATGGCCTTCGTCTTGGATTGACCGATTGACCTGGGCTGTACAGTTTTGCTTTGGCAACCTTTATAGTGCGCTAGTTATTTGCTATTTCAAAAGCTCCGGATCCATTGCGTCTTTTACCATCGTTTTATTCCTAGTTGCGCTCCTTATCGGTAACGAATTTCTGAAACAGAAATATGAAAAGTTTGGAGTCAGCCTTGCGTTCTTTTGTCTGCTCGGAACGATGTTCTTCAATTTTTTAATCCCGCACTTGGCTCACGAGATGGGGGCTTTCTGGTTCTTTTTAAGCACAATCATTTCAGCGGGAATATGTTACTTACTTTGGTTTAAATCAGAGCGCCATAAGAGAACTCTTGTTGCGCCTATTTCCATAAGTGTCGTCTTATCCGTTGCGTATATTGTCAATTGGATTCCTCCGGTGCCACTAATTGTGAAACAACAAGTTGTGTGTAAAAATTTTGACAACGAAACATACTCGTGTGATGCGGATCGGCTCAATTTTTGGCAACGAAATGGATTCTCTAAGGCGACTATCCATAAAGACGAGGGTGACGAAGTTTATTTTATGTCCTCTGTTTATGGACCGGCAGAACTCAAGGCCCCTGTTGAATTCCGATGGTACTACGAGGAACCGTCCACAGGAAAGTTTAAATTGACGGACAAGATTTCGTCAAGCAGGATGGTCATTCGCGGTGGGCGAGATGCTGGCTATCGCAGCTATTCAAAAAAGAAAAATATCCCGACGGGGGATTATCGCGTAGAAACAGCATATAAAGATGGAGCTGTTATCGGCTCAACTTCGTTTAAAGTACTCGAAGGAATGCCTAAAAATGGTTTTGTCCGTGATTCCCTACGCTAAAAATATGTATATTAAGACGCAAAAATAGGAATGGGTGCATTCCTAAAGATTTTTTGACTTAGGAGTCTAAAAAAATGAAACTGAAAAAGATTGCTCTTGGTGCCGCTGCCCTTGCCCTTGTTGCTTGTGGCGAAGCCCAAAAACCGATTGCAAAAGCTGCCGCCATTACACCGGATTCCGCAGACGAACAGAAATTTGCGTACATGCTTGGCGCTCAGTTCGGTCTCCAGAACTTTTCGAATCTTCCTTGGCAGACTGGCTATGGTATTGATGAAGATGCTACTGTCCAGGCATTCCGCGATGCTATTGCTAGCTTGAACGATACGACTGCAAAGCTCCAGCTCCCGCAGGATACTCTCGCCGCTGTCAGCAGACGTATCCAGCAATCTATGCGTGAACGTTATTTCAAGACTCAGCCGGATTCTACTGCTAAGGATTTAACAGATGAACAGCGCCGCGCTCTTGTTGATTCGCTTCGCAAGGCTTTGCCGGTTGAAGCCGCTCCGGCTGTCAAGAACGAAAAGGTGACACTCCAGGCAAACGCATCTGAACAGCAGAAGTTCTCCTATGTTGTTGGTGCTCAATTCGGTAATCAGTTCTTCAGCATTGGTAACCAGTTCCAGACTCAATTTGATGGAGATTACTTTGTGCTCGGTCTCCGTGATGCTGGCAAGCGTGTTCGCGATACCACGTTCACAATGACTCTTCCGGATGATACTTTGAAGGCTGTCGGCGACCGCTTTATGGAAAAGTCGAAGCTGATTAACGAAGAAAGGATGAAGAAGGCTAAGGCTGAAGAAGAAAAGCTCAAGGCCGAAGTCGCTTCTCTCCGTGGCGATACGCTTGCAAACGGCATGCCGGCCAAGATGAATTTCAAGGTGAAGGCATCCGGCATTACGGTGAAGAGCGAAGACTTGAGCGATTTTGCAGGTAAGCCGCTCCTCATGTTCTACTTCTCTGCAACTTGCGGTCACTGCGCACACGCTGCTCCGCAGATTCTTGAAATCGCAAAGGAATTTGCTCAGAAGGGCCTCACAACAGTTTCTATCGCTAGCGGTGGAAACAACAAGCCGGGCATTCGCCGCTTTATTGACGACGCCAA
Coding sequences within it:
- a CDS encoding response regulator, translating into MARNRDYIKDITLAMANKLDDIFSNSLKSVEALAKLSSNDIRDGQMNSVFLAELEKMIQFDHLNFTDSSGMTLKTTGEKVYSGNKWYFTDGIKGNSGIFVMMPTNTSMAYILFYAPVYIQGKIVGILSTSFDENSIKRFLDYKVYGAHASAGIVNTEGKSLIALESMKMQQTSIQGLSKDNFRKFLYTSKFDEENRNNIIRAYATRTPSSYKFNGNTDEIQGYIAPLRTVPLSVYSNFPTEASRSLYSMGIQAGRMLQALLILIFAGYIIYLMIVQLLIRRNEARQNRLANYIAKAENAIARAMIYVDAENGTFEDLSIKPMPFPKTGQLDNLVEGFIQYNDDMQNGDDFRTFFNVTIKERKVLNYIPSVVFCSTKPNGKKEYITMVYIPVEVKKDVVYKGIILFRNITSEKSKEIEANRKLSQALNAAREASNAKTTFLFNMSHDIRTPMNAVMGFTAMAKKHIEEKETIKKYLDKIDIAGKQLLSLVNQVLEMSRIESGKIILSEQKCNLENVIKALSTTYGSHAETKGILFTATITNLEHKMVLIDSDRINQIAANIIGNAIKYTNENGSIMCTLEEEKCDREGYGMYTLVVEDSGIGMSSDFIEHIYDEFTRESSTTVSRIQGTGLGMTIVKKLTDIMNGTIKIDSKKGQGTKIAVSIPMKWCKDLSPETAEQKTVTTIPLKDMKVLLVEDNEMNREIAEEILTENGLVVDTANDGDIAVDKVRRAPPGAYNLILMDVQMPRMNGYDATKAIRKLEDPQKSKVPIIAMTANAFEEDKKNALAAGMNGHLAKPIDVQKLIQTLTNFR
- a CDS encoding PadR family transcriptional regulator, giving the protein MNRYDLVLLGLILEHERSGYDIITEIRDRELDRWAKISTSTVYNRLITLEKNECIVGHSERDGNRPERMVFNITDKGREVLRKEVLKHLTGFNDDPRTLGFAFLYGAENKEVIRTLEVHERRLVQEIENLEKMIAEEPRPTLYPEGPFLNCMSRDHILVELKYVRAAIGILRDPVRSKKLGGYFYINFGNRDFEKFDE
- a CDS encoding GH36-type glycosyl hydrolase domain-containing protein; the encoded protein is MATKTVKKSAAKKAPAKKTAKVAAPKYGYFDDAAKEYVLTTPATPIKWCNYVGTLNFGGIVDTTGGTLVCKGDPALNRITKYIAQMPCSDFKASTIYIRIKDGKNYKIFSPFYVPTLVKLDKWECHVGLSYMRWIAEVYGLRVQVTIFVPTGSNTLLQDIQVTNIAGGSKEVDIIPVYEFSHFEAEKQLTNADWVPQTMTLKGHWEKDGHVVLEQYAYMKRDYAVNYVTADCKVGSFDGDRRVFLGQNEMGSWANPLSLQNKELANSECDRGDNIAALMIHAGKIAAKKTFRTCTQLGQEQSLKVAAKAIKKYRDLKNVDKAFEELAKFWENYLSTIQVKTPDASFNTMVNVHNPRQCHTTKNWSRYLSLYQLGYGTSRGIGYRDSTQDLMGVMSHMPEEALVLTKNLISVQRPEGNAMHQYAPLALAEDTGNEANAGDSREKAGVLDANGNPAYADWYGDDHLWIVLTVATYLKETGKMDLLNEEIPFYVAGKKHAERPTGTVLEHLKRALKFTREHLGQHNLPLLGFADWNDCMNLPLGAESTFNTALYAKALLEMMGIEEALGDKEAVEMYKGWYEDVKKAFNDSAWDGKWWTRWFDKDGNGYGVSSAKYGKIYCNGQSWPVIAGIAFGDRAVQGMDSLNKLLNTKYGVKSSTPGYRGFEPAVGGISTYPPGAKENGGIFLHTNPWVMIAETILGRGDNAFQYYNQINPASKNGILDVFESEPYCYPQNILGDEHKQFGMGRNAWLSGTSTWTYQAATQFILGIRASFNGLVVDPCIPSAWAGFEATRKFRGATYQITVKNPDHVCKGVAKMVVDGQEIDSNVAPIFTKGIHKVEVTLG
- a CDS encoding PAS domain-containing protein; this encodes MMNSIDWSVGWCYVCTVLLLLLIATILLLLDYWKRQRLYTLFAGNLGEFIVVLSDKFEFISSMPQFMSDPLFDNLSKDRLFRDILPPKDWARLKLYFDDIDKHPEMPFMFSYKRDDGSMLWFEMRCQHQRLSMDESRYICLIKNISNTVENQHRLDEAETKLKSLLRNTGDFLWKFDFESRQLFLQTPMMDDDYRDVPRSGGIANIETLMPEDDFKLLERVMNECMMKAGGQAAYDDKGHLLDEQSQLNRLANEDARFGTLKIRCWNSEKNLVWYDFRGHLAPDDEDRIVMIGSARRVETSPEIPFLMKSGVEESLINSLFNFPNIGIFWVDRNFTILGCNNAFATDSGFAKTDEVVNQSLKDVISVKYLPYYDSMIKDVFDNGSAKSWKGKFADSDWITTINVVPMLKSLLKSGYTVSRVLCVYMRISG